The following coding sequences lie in one Hippopotamus amphibius kiboko isolate mHipAmp2 chromosome 7, mHipAmp2.hap2, whole genome shotgun sequence genomic window:
- the MSGN1 gene encoding mesogenin-1 → MDNLRKTFLSLEEGLGSSDSSGLLSSWDWKDRAGPFELTQASPTQSLSPAPSLESYASSPCPAAAGLSCGHGGANNGGRDDCGGLGTGGLVEVDYDMLAFQPAYLQGAGGPKAQKGTKVRMSVQRRRKASEREKLRMRTLADALHTLRNYLPPVYSQRGQPLTKIQTLKYTIKYIGELTDLLNSGREPRPQSS, encoded by the coding sequence ATGGACAACCTGCGCAAGACCTTCCTCAGCCTTGAAGAGGGCTTGGGCTCCTCCGACAGCTCTGGCCTGCTGTCCTCCTGGGACTGGAAAGACAGGGCAGGGCCCTTTGAGCTGACCCAGGCCTCTCCCACCCAGAGCCTCTCTCCGGCCCCGTCGCTGGAGTCCTATGCTTCTTCTCCCTGTCCGGCTGCGGCTGGGCTGTCCTGTGGGCATGGAGGTGCCAACAATGGGGGCAGAGATGACTGCGGTGGCCTTGGGACCGGTGGCCTGGTGGAGGTGGACTATGATATGTTAGCTTTCCAGCCTGCCTATCTGCAGGGCGCTGGTGGCCCCAAGGCCCAGAAGGGCACCAAAGTCAGGATGTCTGTCCAGCGGAGACGGAAGGCCAGCGAGAGGGAGAAGCTCCGGATGAGGACCTTGGCTGATGCCCTGCACACTCTCCGGAATTACCTGCCACCCGTCTACAGCCAGAGGGGCCAGCCGCTCACCAAGATTCAGACGCTGAAGTACACCATCAAGTACATCGGAGAACTCACAGACCTTCTCAACAGCGGGCGGGAGCCTCGGCCCCAGAGCTCTTGA